The following are encoded in a window of Microbacterium sp. LWO13-1.2 genomic DNA:
- a CDS encoding FMN reductase, translated as MTTRRIAVVSAGLSNPSSTRMLADRLAAETLKALAAQNIEASVDVIELRDYAHDITNNMLTGFAPPALETAINTVISADALIAVTPIFSTSYSGLFKSFIDVLDPDSLVGKPVLIGANAGTARHSLAIDYAIRPLFAYLHAEPVSTGVFAASSDWGGAGDDVAPLAKRVEKGARELADAIARRQPSVVVDPYDPSTYLGEGRSFGHMLGGLAGE; from the coding sequence ATGACCACTCGTCGTATCGCCGTCGTCTCGGCGGGGCTCTCCAACCCGTCGTCCACCAGGATGCTGGCGGATCGGCTGGCCGCGGAGACGTTGAAGGCCCTCGCCGCTCAGAACATCGAGGCGAGCGTGGACGTGATCGAGTTGCGCGATTACGCGCACGACATCACGAACAACATGCTCACCGGATTCGCGCCGCCCGCACTGGAGACCGCGATCAACACCGTGATCTCCGCGGATGCGCTGATCGCAGTCACGCCGATCTTCTCGACGAGCTACTCGGGCCTGTTCAAGTCGTTCATCGACGTGCTCGATCCGGACTCCCTCGTCGGCAAGCCTGTGCTGATCGGCGCGAATGCCGGGACCGCACGTCATTCCCTCGCGATCGACTACGCGATCCGTCCGCTGTTCGCATATCTGCACGCCGAGCCCGTCTCGACCGGTGTGTTCGCGGCGTCCAGCGACTGGGGCGGGGCGGGCGACGACGTCGCACCGCTCGCGAAGCGCGTCGAGAAGGGTGCACGAGAACTCGCCGACGCGATCGCACGTCGACAGCCGAGCGTGGTCGTGGATCCTTACGATCCGTCGACCTACCTCGGCGAAGGTCGCTCGTTCGGACACATGCTGGGCGGTCTCGCAGGGGAGTGA
- a CDS encoding LLM class flavin-dependent oxidoreductase, translating to MSEQSGAHAMQFGIMSVSDITRDPVTGVTPSEQERIKATMAIAKHSEEVGLDVFAIGEHHNPPFWSSSPSTFLAALAAQTERLIVSTSTTLITTNDPVRIAEEYSMLQHVSDGRMDLMLGRGNTGPVYPWFGQDIRQGLPLAIENYALLHKLWREDVVDWEGKFRTSLQGFTSTPRPLDGIAPFVWHGSIRTPEIAEQAAYYGDGFFANNIFWPKEHYQRLIELYRQRYAHYGHGTPEQAIVGLGGQVFMSAKSQDAVNQFRPFFDNAPVYGHGPSMEDFTEMTPLTVGSPQQVIDRYAAMREHYGDYQRQLFLIDHAGLPLKTVLEQLDILGSEVVPVLRKELAKDRPANVPDAPTHAARVKAEFGDGPTRQARPGANRGDNLTGDSPYQDTPAPAGAAFGLGRKDA from the coding sequence ATGAGCGAGCAGTCGGGCGCACACGCGATGCAGTTCGGCATCATGTCGGTCAGCGACATCACCCGCGACCCCGTGACCGGCGTGACGCCGAGCGAGCAGGAGCGGATCAAGGCCACGATGGCCATCGCCAAGCACAGCGAAGAAGTGGGTCTCGACGTCTTCGCCATCGGCGAGCATCACAACCCGCCGTTCTGGTCGTCCAGCCCTTCGACGTTCCTCGCTGCACTCGCGGCGCAGACCGAGCGGCTCATCGTCTCCACGTCGACGACGCTCATCACGACGAATGACCCGGTGCGCATCGCGGAAGAGTATTCGATGCTGCAGCACGTCTCCGACGGCCGGATGGATCTCATGCTCGGCCGCGGGAACACCGGCCCGGTGTACCCCTGGTTCGGTCAGGACATCCGCCAGGGCCTTCCGCTCGCCATCGAGAACTACGCGCTGCTGCACAAGCTGTGGCGTGAGGACGTCGTGGATTGGGAGGGCAAGTTCCGTACCTCGCTCCAGGGCTTCACGTCGACCCCGCGTCCGCTCGACGGCATCGCGCCGTTCGTCTGGCACGGATCCATCCGCACCCCGGAGATCGCAGAGCAGGCCGCGTACTACGGTGACGGCTTCTTCGCCAACAACATCTTCTGGCCGAAGGAGCACTACCAGCGCCTCATCGAGCTCTACCGTCAGCGCTACGCGCACTACGGCCATGGAACGCCAGAACAGGCGATCGTCGGCCTCGGCGGCCAGGTGTTCATGAGTGCGAAATCTCAGGATGCGGTGAACCAGTTCCGGCCGTTCTTCGACAATGCGCCGGTGTACGGTCACGGCCCGAGCATGGAGGACTTCACCGAGATGACCCCGCTGACGGTGGGATCGCCGCAGCAGGTCATCGACCGTTACGCCGCGATGCGCGAGCACTATGGCGACTACCAGCGGCAGCTGTTCCTCATCGACCACGCGGGCCTCCCGCTGAAGACGGTGCTCGAGCAGCTCGACATCCTCGGATCCGAGGTCGTTCCGGTGCTGCGCAAGGAGCTCGCGAAGGACCGCCCGGCGAACGTTCCGGATGCTCCGACCCACGCTGCCCGCGTCAAGGCGGAGTTCGGCGACGGACCGACCCGTCAGGCGCGCCCCGGTGCGAACCGCGGGGACAACCTCACCGGCGACTCGCCCTATCAGGACACCCCGGCACCGGCCGGTGCGGCGTTCGGCCTCGGCCGGAAGGACGCCTGA
- a CDS encoding acyltransferase family protein translates to MSSADADSGRPITGSIQKPRRRVPFWDNARYACIVLVVLGHAVQRLIYDSDIAFAFYLTLYAFHMPAFAIISGYFSKSTSPTKTQMARVITDILVPYLIFELLWTLTKWLVEGQADPNITRPSWTLWFLLALGIFRLVLPYLALLRWPLVWTVAISIGVGYLPNVDSTFSLSRTLGLLPFFAFGWWLREHDIVARMRLLDFRPWWVRVAAVAVLAATGWAAWTWLPLWQTIDLRHWLFYEDSYADLGGEQWWAGGLRIALMLLAVVLSAAFFALIPRGTHWWTPFGQYTMYVFLLHSFVLYPFRETGILRDLDPTWIWLPVVALLSVLIALALATRPVRWLFRPLVEPRPTWLFSDPRLASREGRRNDPTGSRRPAPPQSKSSAPT, encoded by the coding sequence ATGAGCAGCGCTGACGCAGACTCCGGTCGTCCGATCACCGGATCGATCCAGAAGCCGCGACGCCGGGTGCCTTTCTGGGACAACGCCCGCTATGCCTGCATCGTTCTCGTGGTTCTCGGCCATGCCGTCCAGCGGCTGATCTACGACTCGGACATCGCTTTCGCGTTCTACCTCACGTTGTACGCGTTCCACATGCCGGCATTCGCGATCATCTCCGGATACTTCTCCAAGTCCACGTCGCCGACCAAGACCCAGATGGCCAGGGTGATCACGGACATCCTCGTGCCCTACCTGATCTTCGAATTGCTCTGGACACTCACGAAGTGGCTCGTCGAGGGGCAGGCCGACCCGAACATCACGCGGCCGTCCTGGACGCTGTGGTTCCTGCTCGCGCTGGGGATCTTCCGCCTGGTCCTCCCCTATCTCGCGCTCCTGCGCTGGCCGTTGGTGTGGACGGTCGCCATCTCGATCGGCGTCGGGTACCTGCCCAATGTCGACAGCACCTTCTCGCTCTCGCGCACCCTCGGCCTCCTTCCCTTCTTCGCCTTCGGCTGGTGGCTGCGCGAGCACGACATCGTGGCCAGGATGCGGCTGCTGGATTTCCGACCCTGGTGGGTGCGTGTCGCCGCAGTCGCCGTGCTCGCTGCGACCGGCTGGGCGGCGTGGACGTGGCTTCCGCTCTGGCAGACGATCGATCTGCGGCACTGGCTCTTCTACGAGGACTCGTATGCGGATCTCGGCGGCGAGCAGTGGTGGGCCGGCGGCCTGCGCATCGCGCTGATGCTCCTCGCCGTCGTCCTCAGCGCGGCGTTCTTCGCCCTGATTCCGCGCGGAACACACTGGTGGACGCCGTTCGGGCAGTACACGATGTACGTCTTCCTGCTGCACTCCTTCGTGCTGTACCCGTTCCGCGAAACCGGGATCCTGCGCGACCTCGACCCGACCTGGATCTGGTTGCCGGTGGTCGCACTCCTCTCGGTGCTGATCGCCCTGGCCCTCGCCACGAGACCAGTACGGTGGCTGTTCCGGCCTCTCGTGGAACCCCGCCCCACATGGCTCTTCTCAGATCCCCGGCTCGCCTCGCGCGAGGGACGCAGAAACGACCCGACCGGTTCCCGTCGCCCTGCTCCGCCTCAGTCGAAGAGCTCGGCTCCGACGTAG
- the efeB gene encoding iron uptake transporter deferrochelatase/peroxidase subunit: MTESEADAAAVPASIGDDTAASAPSGLSRRGLLGLAIGGGVAGLAIGTGAGLAGGVALGRARESADAQSAFDFFGAHQAGITTPVQDHLHFAAFDMMPRSDRDDLKSLLQDWTYAASRMTQGLEVSATGAVGGPAEQPPEDTGEALGLPAAGLTITFGFGPGLFENADGDRYGIAAQRPATLEKLPPFLGDDLDPELSNGDLCIQACADDPQVAVHAIRNLSRIAFGRARLRWSQLGFGKTSRTTSAQATPRNLFGFKDGTANILADDAAALEDHVWVAESDEPAWMAGGSYLVARKIAMLIETWDRVRLAEQHSIIGRDKGAGAPLSGGGEFTAPDFSGTAIDANSHVRLAHPEQNDGIRILRRGYNYVDGNNNLGRLDAGLFFLSYQRDPSQFVSLQRRLSTDVLNEYIRHVGSGIWAVPAGAKPGSYVGAELFD; encoded by the coding sequence ATGACTGAGTCAGAAGCGGATGCGGCGGCGGTGCCGGCCTCCATCGGCGACGACACCGCGGCATCCGCACCCTCGGGCCTGAGCAGGCGCGGCCTGCTCGGCCTCGCGATCGGCGGGGGCGTCGCCGGTCTTGCGATCGGAACGGGGGCGGGTCTCGCCGGCGGAGTCGCCCTCGGACGCGCGCGGGAGAGCGCCGATGCGCAGAGCGCGTTTGACTTCTTCGGCGCGCATCAGGCGGGCATCACCACGCCGGTGCAGGACCACCTGCACTTCGCGGCGTTCGACATGATGCCGCGAAGCGACCGCGACGACCTCAAGTCGCTGCTGCAGGACTGGACCTATGCGGCATCGAGGATGACGCAGGGTCTCGAGGTCAGCGCCACCGGTGCGGTCGGCGGTCCCGCCGAGCAGCCGCCTGAGGATACCGGCGAGGCGCTGGGGCTGCCCGCGGCCGGGCTGACCATCACCTTCGGCTTCGGCCCGGGTCTGTTCGAGAACGCGGACGGCGATCGCTACGGCATCGCCGCCCAGCGCCCGGCGACTCTCGAGAAGCTGCCGCCGTTCCTCGGTGACGACCTCGACCCCGAGCTGTCGAACGGCGATCTCTGCATCCAAGCGTGTGCCGACGACCCGCAGGTGGCCGTGCACGCGATCCGCAACCTCAGCCGTATCGCCTTCGGGCGGGCGCGGTTGCGCTGGTCGCAGCTCGGCTTCGGCAAGACCTCGCGCACGACGTCGGCGCAGGCGACACCCCGCAATCTCTTCGGCTTCAAGGACGGCACGGCGAACATTCTCGCGGATGACGCTGCGGCGCTCGAGGATCACGTCTGGGTCGCCGAATCTGACGAACCCGCCTGGATGGCCGGTGGTTCGTATCTCGTCGCCCGGAAGATCGCGATGCTGATCGAGACGTGGGACCGGGTTCGACTCGCCGAGCAGCACTCCATCATCGGCCGCGACAAGGGCGCAGGAGCACCGCTGTCCGGCGGAGGCGAGTTCACCGCGCCCGACTTCAGCGGAACGGCGATCGACGCGAACAGCCACGTCCGGCTCGCTCATCCTGAACAGAACGACGGCATCCGCATCCTTCGCCGCGGCTACAACTACGTCGACGGGAACAACAACCTCGGCCGGCTCGACGCGGGCCTGTTCTTCCTCTCCTACCAGCGGGATCCGTCCCAGTTCGTGTCGCTCCAGCGTCGACTGTCGACAGACGTGCTGAACGAGTACATCCGACACGTCGGCTCGGGGATCTGGGCCGTCCCAGCCGGCGCGAAACCGGGATCCTACGTCGGAGCCGAGCTCTTCGACTGA
- the efeO gene encoding iron uptake system protein EfeO — protein MISSRRIIGALAVAGAGALVLSGCVAKSDVDAAAAFTVSSTDGECAVSAATAKSGTLTFEVSNDSSKISEFYLLAEDGLRIVGEVENIAPSASRTLTVVAQPGEYFTLCKPGMIGEGVGKASFTVTGDRVAVDGPDAELKQQAVDLYAAFVKDQVGQLVPTVEDFVAAYVAGDDETARALFPQTRAFYERIEPVAEALGDLDPRIDYREVDAVAEELDWTGFHRIEKDLWVPAQDALNADGETPAWQDWAPSTPEQRSEFGDLLLADVQELFSYVHSDDFTTALDDQGIAGISNGAIALLDEVATGKISGEEDWWSGTDLYDFAANVEGSKMAFSLVQDFAAAQGDDGAALVEKIEAGYAQLEAALAAHGSLAEGFVGYAELTDADKRQFTDLINALAEPLSQLTGTVLS, from the coding sequence ATGATCTCTTCACGCCGAATCATCGGTGCACTCGCGGTCGCCGGAGCCGGAGCGCTCGTACTGAGCGGATGCGTCGCGAAGAGCGACGTCGACGCCGCAGCAGCCTTCACGGTGTCCTCCACCGACGGTGAGTGCGCGGTCTCCGCGGCGACGGCGAAGAGCGGCACCCTGACCTTCGAGGTCTCCAACGACAGCAGCAAGATCTCGGAGTTCTACCTGCTCGCCGAGGACGGCCTGCGTATCGTCGGCGAGGTCGAGAACATCGCACCGTCAGCATCCCGTACGCTCACCGTCGTCGCGCAGCCGGGGGAGTACTTCACCCTCTGCAAGCCCGGCATGATCGGGGAGGGCGTCGGCAAGGCGTCATTCACCGTCACCGGGGACCGCGTCGCCGTCGACGGACCGGATGCCGAGCTGAAGCAGCAGGCGGTCGACCTCTACGCGGCGTTCGTCAAGGACCAGGTCGGGCAGCTCGTGCCCACGGTCGAGGATTTCGTCGCCGCCTACGTGGCCGGCGACGATGAGACCGCACGCGCACTCTTCCCGCAGACCCGCGCGTTCTACGAGCGCATCGAGCCCGTCGCGGAGGCGCTCGGCGACCTCGACCCGCGAATCGACTACCGCGAGGTGGACGCGGTGGCGGAGGAGCTCGATTGGACCGGCTTCCACCGCATCGAGAAGGACCTGTGGGTGCCGGCGCAGGACGCGCTGAACGCCGACGGAGAGACGCCGGCGTGGCAGGATTGGGCACCGTCGACCCCGGAGCAGCGCTCCGAGTTCGGTGATCTGCTTCTCGCCGACGTACAGGAGCTCTTCTCCTACGTCCACTCCGACGACTTCACCACCGCGCTGGATGACCAGGGCATCGCCGGAATCTCGAACGGCGCGATCGCGCTGCTCGACGAGGTCGCGACGGGAAAGATCTCGGGCGAGGAGGACTGGTGGTCCGGCACCGACCTCTACGACTTCGCGGCGAATGTCGAGGGGTCCAAGATGGCGTTCTCCTTGGTGCAGGACTTCGCCGCCGCGCAGGGTGACGACGGTGCAGCGCTGGTCGAGAAGATCGAGGCCGGCTACGCGCAGCTCGAAGCGGCGCTCGCAGCCCACGGCTCGCTGGCTGAGGGCTTCGTCGGGTACGCCGAACTCACCGACGCCGACAAGCGCCAGTTCACCGATCTGATCAACGCCCTCGCCGAGCCGCTGTCGCAGCTGACCGGCACGGTGCTGTCCTGA
- the efeU gene encoding iron uptake transporter permease EfeU, which produces MLATFLIGLREGLEAALVVGILIAYLRRLGRADALPRLWIGIGLAVALALGIGAVLTFGDYALTFEAQELVGGGLSLLAVGMVTWMIFWMQRAGRTMKATLEGGIDRALTRGGLWALIAIGFVSVAREGIETTLLLWSMVQSFGDAPTALLGALLGLATAVIAGWLITRGAVRLDLRRFFSWTGGFLVIVAAGVLAYAVMDLQEAGALPGPFTAIAPLDPTTGAVAVGWSAIPFGWSFDVASTIAPDSAWAAILQATVGFMPAMTWLQVIAWALYVGIVGFFYVRGLRGRRPSRSRPVAEPRQDETLHLSQQGAA; this is translated from the coding sequence GTGCTCGCCACATTCCTGATCGGCCTTCGCGAAGGCTTGGAAGCCGCGCTCGTCGTCGGCATCCTCATCGCCTACCTCCGTCGACTCGGCCGCGCCGATGCGCTCCCGCGGTTGTGGATCGGCATCGGCCTCGCCGTCGCCCTGGCGCTCGGGATCGGTGCCGTGCTCACCTTCGGCGACTACGCACTGACGTTCGAGGCCCAGGAGCTCGTCGGCGGAGGTCTCTCGCTGCTCGCCGTCGGCATGGTCACCTGGATGATCTTCTGGATGCAGCGCGCCGGCCGCACCATGAAGGCGACGCTCGAGGGCGGCATCGACCGCGCCCTCACCCGGGGCGGCCTGTGGGCTCTCATTGCGATCGGCTTCGTCTCGGTCGCGCGGGAGGGCATCGAGACGACGCTGCTGCTGTGGTCCATGGTGCAGTCCTTCGGAGACGCGCCGACAGCATTGCTCGGAGCGCTGCTCGGCCTCGCCACCGCGGTCATCGCCGGTTGGTTGATCACGCGCGGCGCCGTGCGACTGGACCTGCGCCGGTTCTTCTCCTGGACCGGCGGATTCCTGGTCATCGTCGCCGCGGGAGTCCTCGCCTACGCCGTGATGGATCTGCAGGAGGCTGGCGCACTTCCCGGTCCCTTCACGGCCATCGCGCCGCTGGATCCGACGACGGGAGCGGTCGCCGTCGGGTGGTCGGCGATCCCGTTCGGCTGGTCTTTCGATGTCGCTTCGACCATCGCGCCGGACAGCGCGTGGGCTGCGATCCTGCAGGCGACGGTCGGGTTCATGCCCGCGATGACCTGGCTGCAGGTCATCGCCTGGGCGCTCTACGTCGGCATCGTCGGATTCTTCTACGTTCGCGGTCTCCGCGGGCGGCGTCCATCCCGCTCGCGTCCGGTGGCGGAACCACGCCAGGACGAGACCCTTCATCTTTCACAACAAGGAGCAGCATGA